DNA sequence from the Armatimonadota bacterium genome:
GGCGACGGCGGCCATGTCCTGTTCCGGCTGCAACCGGGACCGCGGGTCATCCGACTCGACCTCGATCGCGCGGTACGCAGGGAGACCCGTTCCCGCCGGGATCAGCCTGCCGATAATGACATTCTCCTTCAAGCCTACCAGATTGTCTCGCTTGCCCTTCACCGCCGCATCGGTGAGCACGCGAGTGGTCTTCTGGAACGATGCCGCCGAGAGGAAGCTGTCGGTGGCGAGCGACGCCTCGGTAATACCGAGCAGAACCCAGTCCGCAGTGGCCTCGGATCCCGGCGGATCCAGCGCGCGCACGCGAGCGTTCTCGTCCTCGAAGTCGAACTTATCCGCGATCTGACCGGGAAGGAAGTGGGTGTCACCCGCCTCGCGAATCTTCCGCTTCTTGAGCATCTGTCGGACGATTACTTCGACGTGCTTGTCGTTGATGGAGACGCCCTGCGACTTGTAGACGCTCTGTATCTCACGCACGAGATAGTCCATCACACCGCGTACGCCTCGAAGCTCAAGCACCTTCTGCGGGTCGAGCGGACCTTCAGTGAGCCTGTCGCCCGCCTCGACCTCGTCGCCGATGTTGACCTCCAGGTTGCCCCTGTAGGGAACCAGGTGGGTCTTCTTCACGACGATCTGCTCGATACCCATGTCCTTAATCTTCTGGACGTTCTTCTCTGTGATTTCGGACCCGGCTTCGAAGAGCACCTTTCCATCGGCGTCCTTGATCACCTCGCCGAGAACCTCTCCAGCAAGAGCCTTGGGCTTCTCGATCGTCACCGGCGAGTGGATCACAACCCGCTTGAGACCCTTGGTTTCGATATCCACTACCTTGCCGCTCGATTCGGTGATGATGGCCTGCCCCTTCGGCTTCCGGGCCTCAAAGAGTTCGACAACTCTCAGCAGACCCCGCACCTGGTCTTCCAGCACTTTCAGGACGGCCTGTACCGCCCTGACGCGCTCTCGCTCGACTCCACCTTCGCCGCCGTCTTCGAATGAGACGAGCCCACGCCTGATGTCGTCGTGAAGCTCCCGCAGGGACTCCTGCTTCTTCTTCTTGACCTCGGCGACTCCGGTCAGGTACTTGCCCGCAACGCCTCCCGTGTGGAATGTCCTCATGGTGAGCTGAGTGCCGGGCTCTCCGATAGACTGAGCCGCGATAATGCCGACCGCAACGCCAATCTCTACCGGCGCGCCCCGAGCCATGTCACGCCCGTAGCACTTGCTGCAGATTCCCTGCCGCAACTCGCACGTCAGAGGGGAGCGAATGCCCACGCGCTGAATGCCCACATCTCGTATGCGCTCCGCGAGATCATTGGTGATCTCCTCGCCGGCGTCCACGAGCACCTCACCGGTCTTCGGATCAACGATCGGCTCAGTGGCAAACCGCCCCCGGATTCTGTCGGTGACCGTCTCGATGACATCGCCTTCTTCAATGATCTCGGCAACGTAGATGCCTTGGTTCGTGCCGCAGTCTTCATCTCGGACTATCACGTCCTGCGCGACGTCCACCAGTCTGCGCGTGAGGTAGCCCGCGTCCGCGGTTCTGAGAGCAGTATCCGCGAGACCCTTCCTTGCGCCGTGAGTCGAGATGAAATACTCCAGTACCGACAAGCCCTCATGGAAGTTGGACTTGATGGGAAGGTCCTCGATAAGGTTGCCGAACGGGTCGGACATGAGTCCGCGCATTCCGGAGAGCTGGGTGATCTGTTTGGCGCTTCCTCTCGCGCCCGAGTCGGTGATCATGTAGATCGGATTGAAGTTGTCAATGTTGTCCAGAATGGCCTGGGCCACATCCTCGGAGGCCTTGGTCCACAGATCGAGCACTTTCTGTTTGCGCTCGCCCTGGGTGATCAACCCTCTTCGGTACTGCTGGTTGGCCTTGTCCACGGACTGCTCGGTATTGCTGATGATCAGCTCGCGCTGGGCCGGGATGTCCATGTCGGTCATTGAAATGGTGACGCCCGCCTTGGTGGCGTACTTGAAACCCAGCGACTTGAAGTCGTCCAGAAGCTTGATTGTGACCTCGCTGCCAAACTGCTTATGGACGTCGTTCACCAACTCGGCGATGGCCTTCTTGTTCATGACGCGGTCCACATACGGCAGGCCGTCCGGCAGAACTCGGTTCATGATCAACCGCCCGACCGTGGTCTCTCGGATTTCTCTCGTTCCATCGGCATCCGTGATGCGCACCTTGATAGGCTGATGCAGGTCCAAACTGCCGACCTCGTGCGCGAGCACAGCCTCGTCTGGATCGCCGAACACCTCCGGGAAGGGGTCGGTCTCATTCTTCTGCGTTAGATAGTAGGCACCCAGAACAATGTCCTGGATCGGAGAAACTATCGGATGCCCGTCAGCCGGCGAGAACAGATTGTTGCTCGACAGCATAAGAATGCGGGCCTCCGCCTGGGCAGATGACGACAGCGGGACGTGCACGGCCATCTGGTCGCCGTCGAAGTCCGCGTTGAAGGCATGGCAGACCAGCGGATGCACCTGGATGGCCTTTCCATCCACAAGCACCGGGTCGAAAGCCTGGATGCCGAGCCTGTGCAGGGTCGGAGCACGGTTCAGCATGACGGGGTGCTGGTTGATCACCTCTTCCAGGGCATCCCAGACCTCGGGGCGCATCTTGTCTATCATGCGCTTGGCGGTCTTGATGTTGCTGGTGAACTGCTTCTCGACCAGCGCCTTCATGACGAAAGGCTTGAACAACTCCAGCGCCATCTCCCTGGGGAGGCCGCACTGGTGCAGCTTCAGGTTTGGACCGACAACGATAACCGACCGTCCGGAATAGTCAACGCGCTTGCCGAGCAGGTTCTTCCGGAAGCGGCCTTCCTTGCCCTTGAGCATATCGGACAGCGACTTGAGCGGCCTGTTGTTGGAACCGACGACCGGCCTCGAGCGGCGTCCGTTGTCCACCAGAGCGTCAACCGCTTCCTGCAGAAGTCTCTTCTCGTGGTTCACGATGGATTCCGGCGCGCGGATCTCTATGATCTTCTTCAGCCGGTTGTTCCGGTTGATGATGCGCCGGTACAGGTCGTTCAGGTCGGATGTTGCGAAGCGCCCGCCGTCGAGCTGCACCATAGGGCGCAGTTCGGGGGAGATCACAGGCACGGCGTCGAGGATCATCCACTCAGGCCGGGACTTGGAACTGATGAAGGCTTCGACGACCTCGAGTCTCTTGATGGCTCTTGCGCGCTTCGGACCCTGGGTGTGGCCAATCTCCTGTCGCAACTCGCGGGCCAGGGCTTCAATGTCAATCTCGGTGAGCAGTTCGCGGATGGCGACTGCGCCCAGGCCGGCCTCGATCAGACCTGACATATCCCGGTCGAGCCTGCGGCTAAGCGCATCCATCAGCCTCTCCAAGCCCCGATACTGATCTTCTGTTATGAGCTGGCGCTTCTCGGCGGATTCCAGAAGCTTCAGCGCCTCCATGAGTTCGTTAGATCGTTCCTCGGCTTCCTTTTCCTCCGTCTTGACTACGTCTGCGAGTTCCCTCTCGCGCTCGGCCGGTGTCAGCTCGATTATCGGCTCGTCTGCATCTTCCTCCATCGGCGCCAGATCCTCTTCGTCGGCATCCGGCACTACCAAGACGGCCGCTTCCTCATCTGCATCCTCGAGACCCAGCGCCTCGGGGGCCTCCTCGCTCTCTTCGGCCTCGACGGGCTCGACATCCGCGACCTTCAGCGCCTTTGCCACCCCGCGGCGCGCGCTGGCTATATGCTCGTCTCTCTGCTCCTCGAGGCTCGCAACCTCAGCACTCACGGCACGCCGAATATCTTCGAGTTCACTGTTGATCCGCGATCGGTCCGCCTTCGTCACTATGAAGGAGGCGAAGTACAGCACCTTCTCCAGCGGCTTCGGTGAGATGTCCAGAATCAGGCTGAGTGGGCTCGGAACGCCCTTCAGGTACCATATGTGGCAGACGGGCGCCGCCAGTTCGATATGGCCCATTCTCTCCCGACGGACCTTGGAGCGGGTCACTTCTACGCCGCATCTATCGCACACGATGCCCTTGAACTTCACCTTCTTGTAGCGGCCGCAGTGACACTCCCAGTCCTTGACCGGACCGAATATTCTCTCACAGAAGAGACCGTCGCGCTCGGGCTTGAACGTCCGATAGTTGATGGTCTCGGGTTTCTTCACCTCGCCGCACGACCACGCACGAATCTCCTCCGGGGAAGCAATACCTATGCGTATCTTGTCGAAAGTACTTGCATCCGTCATGTCTAGCCTCCCTCAAAATCACCGGACGACCCAGCTAGCTGACGCCGTCTTTCCACGTATATGCGGCGGGACTCGTCCGAATCGGAGGAGTCCTCATCCCTGTCGTTCAAATCAATCTCTCTGGCTCGAGAGTCCTCAACCGTCACCTTCAGCCCAAGGCTCTGAAGCTCGTTGACCAGTATCTTGAACGACTCTGGAACGCCGGGCTCGAGCATGCTGTCGCCTTTGACGATGGACTCGTACGTTTTGACTCGTCCGAGAACATCGTCCGACTTGATCGTGAGTATCTCCTGGAGTGTGTACGCGGCCCCGTAGGCCTCCAGCGCCCACACTTCCATCTCGCCGAATCGCTGTCCACCGAACTGAGCTTTGCCGCCCAGAGGCTGCTGCGTCACCAGCGAGTAGGGGCCGGTGGACCTCGCATGTATCTTGTCATCCACCAGGTGCGCCAGTTTCAGCATGTATATGATGCCTACGGTCACCGGTTGGCTGTACGGCTCACCGAACATCCCGTCCATCAACCTTGTCTTGCCCGTTGCCGGATCGAATCCGGTGCGCTCGAAGACACGATCCTTGACCAGCGCAACCATCTCATCGAGCTTATATCTCTTCGGCGCAGGTTTCAGTTCGATCTCCTCGCCTGCCTCCGCCGCGGCCTCGATCCGCTGAACCTCTTTGTCGTATTCCTCAGGATCCATTACCGCGGGGGCGTTCACCCTGCGCGCGGCATCCTCGAGTTCCTTCGCGGGGAGAGACGCCAACCGCTCCTTGACCCTGGCGAGCAGGTCGTCAACCTGCAGATCCTGCGTGTAGTCGCCGACGTCGAGAGCGAGATCAACCGTCGCAAAGTGGTGCACCGCCTCGGCTCTCAGAACCTGGGCGAACTTCTCAAGCTCGCCGAGAATCTCCTTCTCGCGAGCGCCACGGAATATCGGGTTCACATACTGAAGTCCGAGTTTCGCGGCGACGAGACCGAGATGCGTCTCCAGGATCTGGCCTATGTTCATGCGCGAAGGAACGCCGAGCGGATTGAGGACTATGTCCACGGGCCGACCGTCCGGCAGGAAGGGCATATCCTCCTCCGGAACGATCTTTGAGATGACGCCCTTGTTGCCGTGACGCCCCGCGAGTTTGTCACCCTCCATAACTTTGCGCTTCTGGGCGATGTATACCCGCACGAGCTGGTTCACCCCTGCCATGAGTTCGTCGCCCGCCAGCCTCTCCAGATCGCCGTCGCAGCGATCGCACACCGTCCTGTCCGGCTTCCTGCTGAAGTTGAAAATCGTATCGCAGCGGCTGCACTTATACTTGAACCGGGACAAGACCATCGTCGCGATGACCTTGCCCTTCTCGCCGTGAGGTACGCGAAGTGAGACGTCGCGCGTCTCCTCAGCCTTCTTGCCGAATATGGCGATGATCAGCCGTTCCTCGGCGGTCAGTTCGCCCTGGCCCTTTGGAGCGACCTTGCCTACCAGGATGTCTTCGGGTCGAACCTCGGCGCCGATTCGCACGATGCCGTTCTCGTCGAGGTCCTTCAGCATGTCCTCGCCGACGTTCGGGATGTCTCTGGTTATCTCCTCCGGGCCGAGCTTCGTATCGCGAGCCTCGATCTCGTACTTCTCTATGTGGATCGAGCTGAAAACGTCGTCCTTGACCATCCGCGAACTGAGGAGGATCGCATCTTCGTAGTTGTAGCCGTGCCAGGGGAGGAAGGCTACCATCACGTTCTGCCCGAGCGCCAACTCGCCCTCGTCGGTTGAGGGGCCGTCGGCTATCGTGTCGTTCTCTTTGATCCGCTGGCCCGGCTTGACGATCGGTTTCTGTGTGATACAGGTCGCCTGGTTCGAGCGAACCATATTCATGAGGTTGTATTCGTCAATGCTCCCGTCGCGGAGTTGGATCGAAATCTGCTCCGCGGTGACTCTCTTGACCCTGCCGGGGCGCTTTGCAACCACGGTCGCGCCCGAGTCTCGCGCCGCCCTGTGCTCGACACCGGTCTTGACGAGCGGCGCGTCGCTCCGCAGAAGCGGGACGGCCTGCCTCTGCATGTTCGAACCCATGAGCGCGCGGTTCGCGTCGTCGTTCTCGAGGAACGGGATCATCGCCGTGGCGACGCTGAATATCTGCATCGGCGAGATATCCATGTAATCGACTTCCCCAGGCGAGACGGCGGGGTACGCGCTCTCGTAGCGGACGACCACGTGTTCCTCCACGATCTTGCCCTTGGGATCCATCGGGGTGTTCGCCGGAGCGATCCTGTACTGATGCTCCTCGTCGGCTGTCATGTAGACGATCTCCTCGGTCACCCGACCGTCAACGACCTTGCGGTAAGGAGATTTCAGAAAGCCGAACTCGTCTATCTTGGCTAGGACCGCCATCGAACCGATCAGGCCGATATTCGGGCCTTCAGGAGTCTCGATCGGGCATATTCTGCCGTAGTGAGAGTGGTGTACGTCGCGCACTTCGAGCTTTGCGCTCTGCCTGCTGAGGCCTCCGGGTCCGAGCGCGCTCAGCCGACGCTTGCTCGTGAGCTCGGCCAGCGGATTCGTCTGATCCATGAACTGCGACAACTGGCTGCTTCCGAAGAAGCTCTTGATACTCGCCGAGATCGGCTTCACGGACAGGACTACCTGAGGTATCATGGTTTCGGAATCGAGGCTGGTCATCCGTTCTTTGGCGACCTTCTCCATGCGGAGGAAACCCATACGCAACTGCATCTGAAGCAGCTCACCTACTGAGCGGACGCGCTTGTTTTCCAGGTGGTCAATGTCATCGGTGGAGCCTTCGCCGCTGCTTAGTTCCACAACATATCTGATGATGCTGATCAGGTCTTCCTTGGTGAGCGTTCTGACGCCCAGAGGAAGTCGCAGACCCAGCTTCTTGTTCAGCTTGTAGCGGCCGACCTTGGCGAGAGCGTATCGCCTGCTGTCGAAGAATATCGAGTTGAGCAGGCTGCGCGCGCTCTCGGTGGTAGCCGGATCGCCGGGGCGCACCTTTCGGTAGATGTCGAGCAGAGCCTCTTCCTTGCCGGCAGTCGGGTCCTGCCCCAAGGTCGCCTCGATGTACTTATCCACCCGAATGATCTCCAGCTCAGGCACCTTCATGGCCTCGATCTTTCGGGCGACTTCCTTCTCGATCTTGCCGTACGCCTTCAGAAGTATCTTGTCGGTCTTCGGTTCGACGATGTCGGTCAGCACCCGGGCATTGATGAGGTCTTCCTTGGTGGGCTGGCGGAGCGTCTCGCGCACGCCGAACAACTCGACGATTTCGGGTGTAGTGTCCGCGGGCGTGGACGGTCGTTCGACCTCGATGCCTTCCGTCGGCAACGCGGCCTTCGCGAGCAGTTTCACCGTCTTGGCGTTGATCGGCTTGCCGGCCTCCACGATGACTTCACCGGTTACCTGATCAACGATAGGCTGAGAAGCGACGCGCCCCTCGGCCTCGCCAAGCGAAACCATCTCGAAAGTCGGGCACGCGACTTCGAACATATTCAGCGCGCGGAGGAGCGTCGTGATCGGCAGTTTTCGGTTCTGCCCGATGCGCACCGTGATTACGTCATTCGCATCGGTCTCGACGTCCACCCAGACGCCGTCGTTCGGGATAATCGTGGCATAGTAGAGAACCCGACCGCTGAGGTCCAGAGTGTCCTTGAAGTATACACCCGGCGACCTGGCCAACTGGCTTACGACGACCCGCTCCGCGCCGTTTATTACAAAAGTGCCCTTCTCGGTCATGAGGGGCAGGTCTCCGAGATATACCTCGGATTCGATGACTTCCTTGCCGGCGCCGGCGAGACGTACCTTCGCCTTTATCGGCGCCTCGTAGGTCATGTCGCGGTCGCGGCACTGCTCAATGCTGTACTTCGGTTCGCCCAGGGTATAGTCGAGGAGTTCGAGCGTAATATTGCCAGTGAAATCGGACATCGGCGAGAAACTCTGGAACAGCTCGCGGAGGCCCTCCTGCAGAAACCAGCGATAGGAGTCCGTCTGGATCTCTATCAGGTTCGGCATATCCGATTGTGCGTAAGTCTCGTGGGAACGGCGGTCCGAATGCTGGGTAGTTCTCATGTTTCCCTCCTCAGTCAGACACAAAGTGTTATTTTAGCAGTGAGTCTGAGGTTTGTCAAGGCTCGCGCGACAACGGGAGGGATTATTTCTGAACACGCACAAAAACAACCGGGGATTCGAGACGAAATGCCATCGAACCCCCGGTATGAGGCCAGTCCGGCCCAACTCCGGCCGGCAAGCCACGAGATGGTCAAGCGATCGGTCGAGAACCCTACTTCACCTCGACGTTCGCGCCCTCGGCCTCGAGCTTCGCCTTGATCTCTTCGGCCTCTTCCTTGGCAATGCCCTGCTTTATGGGCTGGGGCGCGGACTCCACGAGGTCCTTTGCTTCCTTGAGTCCAAGGCTCGTCAGCTCCCGGACGACCTTGATGACCTGGATCTTCTTCTCGCCGGCGCCGGCCAGTATGACGTCGAACGAACTCTTCTCCTCAGCAGCTTCGGCGGGGGCCGCGGCTGCAGCCGGGCCTACCGCGGCAACCGGGGCAACCGCACTGACGCCGTATTTCTCCTGAAGAGCCTTCACGAGGTCGTTAAGTTCCAGAACCGTGAGACCGTCTATAGTCTCGATGATCTTCGCAAGCTTGTCTGCCATTGTATTGTTTTCCTCCCGATGTTGTGTACTGTATCCGCTCTCACCGATCGGTACGACCGCTCGGCGTGGCGGTTACTCGGTTCTCTTGTCGGCCACGCCCTGAAGGGTGTAGACCAGGTTTGACATCATGCTCTGCATCGTGCCCACAAGTCCGGTGATCGGAGCCTGCATGGACCCCACCAGTTGCGCAAGCAACTGATCCCGCGGCGGAACCCGGGACAGGGCATGGACGCTCGTCGCATCGTAGAACCGTCCGTCCATGAACCCGCCCTTGACGCTCAGCGTCTTATGGTCCTTGATGAAATCCACAATCGTCTTTGCGGGAGCGATCGGATCCTCGCGCACGAAGGCGATAGCGGTGGGTCCGGCCATCGTCTCCGTCAGCCCCGGATCGTCTATTCCCTCGGCAGCTCT
Encoded proteins:
- the rplL gene encoding 50S ribosomal protein L7/L12 produces the protein MADKLAKIIETIDGLTVLELNDLVKALQEKYGVSAVAPVAAVGPAAAAAPAEAAEEKSSFDVILAGAGEKKIQVIKVVRELTSLGLKEAKDLVESAPQPIKQGIAKEEAEEIKAKLEAEGANVEVK
- the rpoB gene encoding DNA-directed RNA polymerase subunit beta, translating into MRTTQHSDRRSHETYAQSDMPNLIEIQTDSYRWFLQEGLRELFQSFSPMSDFTGNITLELLDYTLGEPKYSIEQCRDRDMTYEAPIKAKVRLAGAGKEVIESEVYLGDLPLMTEKGTFVINGAERVVVSQLARSPGVYFKDTLDLSGRVLYYATIIPNDGVWVDVETDANDVITVRIGQNRKLPITTLLRALNMFEVACPTFEMVSLGEAEGRVASQPIVDQVTGEVIVEAGKPINAKTVKLLAKAALPTEGIEVERPSTPADTTPEIVELFGVRETLRQPTKEDLINARVLTDIVEPKTDKILLKAYGKIEKEVARKIEAMKVPELEIIRVDKYIEATLGQDPTAGKEEALLDIYRKVRPGDPATTESARSLLNSIFFDSRRYALAKVGRYKLNKKLGLRLPLGVRTLTKEDLISIIRYVVELSSGEGSTDDIDHLENKRVRSVGELLQMQLRMGFLRMEKVAKERMTSLDSETMIPQVVLSVKPISASIKSFFGSSQLSQFMDQTNPLAELTSKRRLSALGPGGLSRQSAKLEVRDVHHSHYGRICPIETPEGPNIGLIGSMAVLAKIDEFGFLKSPYRKVVDGRVTEEIVYMTADEEHQYRIAPANTPMDPKGKIVEEHVVVRYESAYPAVSPGEVDYMDISPMQIFSVATAMIPFLENDDANRALMGSNMQRQAVPLLRSDAPLVKTGVEHRAARDSGATVVAKRPGRVKRVTAEQISIQLRDGSIDEYNLMNMVRSNQATCITQKPIVKPGQRIKENDTIADGPSTDEGELALGQNVMVAFLPWHGYNYEDAILLSSRMVKDDVFSSIHIEKYEIEARDTKLGPEEITRDIPNVGEDMLKDLDENGIVRIGAEVRPEDILVGKVAPKGQGELTAEERLIIAIFGKKAEETRDVSLRVPHGEKGKVIATMVLSRFKYKCSRCDTIFNFSRKPDRTVCDRCDGDLERLAGDELMAGVNQLVRVYIAQKRKVMEGDKLAGRHGNKGVISKIVPEEDMPFLPDGRPVDIVLNPLGVPSRMNIGQILETHLGLVAAKLGLQYVNPIFRGAREKEILGELEKFAQVLRAEAVHHFATVDLALDVGDYTQDLQVDDLLARVKERLASLPAKELEDAARRVNAPAVMDPEEYDKEVQRIEAAAEAGEEIELKPAPKRYKLDEMVALVKDRVFERTGFDPATGKTRLMDGMFGEPYSQPVTVGIIYMLKLAHLVDDKIHARSTGPYSLVTQQPLGGKAQFGGQRFGEMEVWALEAYGAAYTLQEILTIKSDDVLGRVKTYESIVKGDSMLEPGVPESFKILVNELQSLGLKVTVEDSRAREIDLNDRDEDSSDSDESRRIYVERRRQLAGSSGDFEGG
- the rpoC gene encoding DNA-directed RNA polymerase subunit beta', which translates into the protein MTDASTFDKIRIGIASPEEIRAWSCGEVKKPETINYRTFKPERDGLFCERIFGPVKDWECHCGRYKKVKFKGIVCDRCGVEVTRSKVRRERMGHIELAAPVCHIWYLKGVPSPLSLILDISPKPLEKVLYFASFIVTKADRSRINSELEDIRRAVSAEVASLEEQRDEHIASARRGVAKALKVADVEPVEAEESEEAPEALGLEDADEEAAVLVVPDADEEDLAPMEEDADEPIIELTPAERERELADVVKTEEKEAEERSNELMEALKLLESAEKRQLITEDQYRGLERLMDALSRRLDRDMSGLIEAGLGAVAIRELLTEIDIEALARELRQEIGHTQGPKRARAIKRLEVVEAFISSKSRPEWMILDAVPVISPELRPMVQLDGGRFATSDLNDLYRRIINRNNRLKKIIEIRAPESIVNHEKRLLQEAVDALVDNGRRSRPVVGSNNRPLKSLSDMLKGKEGRFRKNLLGKRVDYSGRSVIVVGPNLKLHQCGLPREMALELFKPFVMKALVEKQFTSNIKTAKRMIDKMRPEVWDALEEVINQHPVMLNRAPTLHRLGIQAFDPVLVDGKAIQVHPLVCHAFNADFDGDQMAVHVPLSSSAQAEARILMLSSNNLFSPADGHPIVSPIQDIVLGAYYLTQKNETDPFPEVFGDPDEAVLAHEVGSLDLHQPIKVRITDADGTREIRETTVGRLIMNRVLPDGLPYVDRVMNKKAIAELVNDVHKQFGSEVTIKLLDDFKSLGFKYATKAGVTISMTDMDIPAQRELIISNTEQSVDKANQQYRRGLITQGERKQKVLDLWTKASEDVAQAILDNIDNFNPIYMITDSGARGSAKQITQLSGMRGLMSDPFGNLIEDLPIKSNFHEGLSVLEYFISTHGARKGLADTALRTADAGYLTRRLVDVAQDVIVRDEDCGTNQGIYVAEIIEEGDVIETVTDRIRGRFATEPIVDPKTGEVLVDAGEEITNDLAERIRDVGIQRVGIRSPLTCELRQGICSKCYGRDMARGAPVEIGVAVGIIAAQSIGEPGTQLTMRTFHTGGVAGKYLTGVAEVKKKKQESLRELHDDIRRGLVSFEDGGEGGVERERVRAVQAVLKVLEDQVRGLLRVVELFEARKPKGQAIITESSGKVVDIETKGLKRVVIHSPVTIEKPKALAGEVLGEVIKDADGKVLFEAGSEITEKNVQKIKDMGIEQIVVKKTHLVPYRGNLEVNIGDEVEAGDRLTEGPLDPQKVLELRGVRGVMDYLVREIQSVYKSQGVSINDKHVEVIVRQMLKKRKIREAGDTHFLPGQIADKFDFEDENARVRALDPPGSEATADWVLLGITEASLATDSFLSAASFQKTTRVLTDAAVKGKRDNLVGLKENVIIGRLIPAGTGLPAYRAIEVESDDPRSRLQPEQDMAAVAEELIPIGNLDEDDEGPAVVLVPDSPEELEGSPKESSEAEI
- the rplJ gene encoding 50S ribosomal protein L10 encodes the protein MPREDKVERVSELKGDIESSTAFYLTDYRGLSVSEISLLRRSLRAVGAEYKVVKNTLLRRAAEGIDDPGLTETMAGPTAIAFVREDPIAPAKTIVDFIKDHKTLSVKGGFMDGRFYDATSVHALSRVPPRDQLLAQLVGSMQAPITGLVGTMQSMMSNLVYTLQGVADKRTE